TCCCATAGCCGTCCACGACGACGCCGGCGCCCTGCTGACGGCCGTTGGCTATCAGCCCGCGTCACGCCTGGCTCATGCGGCCCTGCGGCTGTCACAAGCGCCGGATATCGTCGCCGACCTTCGGACGTTCGTCGCCGCCGGACAGCCACCCGCCGACTACGACACTCGCACCCCGCCCTGCCTGTTCCGGCCGCTGCCGCTGGCACTCTGCGTGGCAGATCTGATGCGCGAAGCCGGGTTGGCGGCCAGCGGCGCCTTTCTCATGGCGGCGCTCCTCACCTACGATTCCGCCCGTGGCGAAGCGTTGCTCTTGTCGATGGTCGAGAACGGGGTGTGGCATGTTGCCGACGACGGCACACGCAGCCTGCGCTTTCCACCGCTCTTCAAACCCTCATCGCAGTGCGGTCATTGTGGACGACCGCAGTTCCGTGATGTCGACCACTGCGTCCACTGCGGATTGCCACTGCGTGCCGCTGAGCCTTCGCCGGAACAACAGGCGCTCGCCGATTTTCTGGTCTGGCTCGACACGCTTCCCGACATGCCCTCTGTCGACACCAGCACTTGCCAGCACTGCGGCAGGGCCCTCGGCCCCAGTGCCCGCTTCTGCGGTGGATGCGGCGCGAAGATCGACTAGACGCGTTGCGCCGGCCGTAGTTCGACGTCAGATGCACGAGCAATTCCCGCCCGTATATTCTTCTCACACGATTTCCGGAGCGATATATGGGCAAGTACACACTCAACGTGAACGGCGCGTCCCGGACCGTCGAGGTCGAACCCGACACGCCCTTGTTGTGGGTGTTGCGCGATTCGCTGGACCTGACCGGCGCCAAGTATGGCTGCGGCATCGCACAATGCGGTGCGTGTACGGTGCACGTGAACGGCGTTCCCACGCGTTCCTGTCGCACGCCGGTATCGACCGTCGGCTCAGGCGTCGTCACGACGATTGAGGGCATCGACACGCCCCAGGCGCGCGCCCTGCAAGATGCGTGGTGCGAGCTCGATGTCCCGCAGTGTGGATACTGTCAGGGCGGACAGATCCTGGCGGCGGCCGCGTTACTCAAGTCCAATCCGCGTCCCACCGACGCCGATATCGACACGGCGATGGCGAGAAATTTGTGCCGCTGCGCGTCGTACACGCGTATTCGTGCCGGCATCAAGCGCGCCGCCGAGTTGGCCGCGACCGCCACTCCAGCCAACGGGAAGCGAGAATGACCCACGACCCCAAGTCCGGTGCGTTGAAGATCGA
This genomic interval from Gemmatimonadaceae bacterium contains the following:
- a CDS encoding (2Fe-2S)-binding protein translates to MGKYTLNVNGASRTVEVEPDTPLLWVLRDSLDLTGAKYGCGIAQCGACTVHVNGVPTRSCRTPVSTVGSGVVTTIEGIDTPQARALQDAWCELDVPQCGYCQGGQILAAAALLKSNPRPTDADIDTAMARNLCRCASYTRIRAGIKRAAELAATATPANGKRE
- a CDS encoding zinc ribbon domain-containing protein gives rise to the protein MTSPIAVHDDAGALLTAVGYQPASRLAHAALRLSQAPDIVADLRTFVAAGQPPADYDTRTPPCLFRPLPLALCVADLMREAGLAASGAFLMAALLTYDSARGEALLLSMVENGVWHVADDGTRSLRFPPLFKPSSQCGHCGRPQFRDVDHCVHCGLPLRAAEPSPEQQALADFLVWLDTLPDMPSVDTSTCQHCGRALGPSARFCGGCGAKID